One window of Clarias gariepinus isolate MV-2021 ecotype Netherlands chromosome 21, CGAR_prim_01v2, whole genome shotgun sequence genomic DNA carries:
- the smtnb gene encoding smoothelin isoform X8, whose amino-acid sequence MVLVLDPLQEKVSCPLSSRSELDSPASDVIPRYRTHSDSSASARSHGSHNCSRVCASEQVDERPDGSSLNLANEVDTHEKIVDFNIPPHDNGEDVHDGAVNSIQRRRAIRNPPGDGALKQKDSSSTNASLFPVRNDAAFANKTLSYSPFSRAGSVRDRVLKFTEPTAEKRSMPRSIVPSANTLGASLPASAHSESKDNSQDMSSSHPSFSLSTSPDRGVNLDQSQRAVGGPQSTTEDVRSASCSSEEGETPRRTASAETQEDPQSNMKAFLTIEIKDGRTSATQTSSSSSSSTSLSGAMPRILTGSAAQRAELTLGLRATPFKLTSSSLSTGSCLKMDTEPLFSIEPALQTASETSLIQNGSSVTQLKRDAHSVTSSSDTLTSEQLEAIEDEEILDKMLDDSKDFEERKMIRAALRELRKKKREARLGCSQEELDQREKERDLRLQELRQQRDDRAQKNRPGAGEVVVKKVEKSADGSTMSEITKSNRFAQSDDGSRMTRIMETTYTQKSDRGTMQTKSYSYSSSSSSTNKKIGSVFDREDDTSRSGGSLAALERRQAERKKEIMRAQTMPKSSASQARKAMMEKLDKDGVGSSPVAQVKVQRSTSFGVPNANSIKQMLLDWCRAKTRDYDNVEIQNFSSSWSDGMAFCALVHNFFPDAFDYSTLSPSNRRQNFEVAFKTAEAFANCMPLLEVEDMMIMGKKPDPKCVFTYVQSLVNHLRRYEMACRAHSDL is encoded by the exons ATGGTGTTGGTGTTAGACCCGCTCCAGGAGAAGGTGTCCTGCCCCCTGAGCTCCCGCTCTGAGCTCGACTCTCCTGCCTCCGATGTCATCCCTCGCTACCGGACCCACTCCGATTCCAGCGCCTCGGCGCGCAGTCACGGCTCCCACAACTGCTCCAGAGTGTGCGCTTCGGAGCAAGTGGATGAGAGACCCGATGGATCCTCGCTAAACTTGGCTAATGAAGTTGACACTCATGAGAAGATAGTTGACTTCAATATTCCCCCGCATGACAACGGCGAAGACGTGCACGATGGGGCTGTGAACTCCATACAGAGACGTCGTGCCATCAGGAACCCACCCGGAGACGGTGCGCTGAAGCAGAAG GACTCATCCAGCACGAACGCTTCACTGTTTCCTGTTAGAAATGATGCAG cATTTGCAAACAAAACGCTGTCCTATTCACCATTCAGCCGAGCTGGTTCAGTGCGTGACAGAGTGCTCAAATTTACAGAACCTACAGCTGAAAAAAGGAGCATGCCGAGAAGCATCGTCCCTTCTGCTAACACACTCGGTGCATCTCTGCCTGCTTCAGCGCACTCTGAGTCCAAAGATAACTCTCAGGACATGTCTTCATCCCATCCTTCCTTCTCACTGTCCACCTCTCCAGACAGAGGGGTAAACCTCGACCAATCACAGCGAGCGGTAGGCGGGCCCCAGAGCACTACTGAAGATGTCAGGAGTGCTTCTTGCAGCTCAGAAGAGGGTGAGACTCCCAGGAGAACAGCTTCTGCAGAAACACAGGAAGATCCTCAGTCTAACATGAAGGCCTTCCTGACCATCGAGATCAAAGACGGGAGAACTTCAGCCACCCAGACTTCATCATCATCGTCTTCATCCACGTCATTGTCCGGAGCCATGCCACGGATCCTTACAGGCTCTGCTGCTCAGAGAGCAG agCTAACACTTGGTCTGAGAGCAACACCATTCAAGCTGACCAGCTCCAGCCTGTCGACAGGATCCTGCCTCAAG ATGGATACAGAACCTTTATTTTCAATCGAACCTGCTCTCCAGACAGCCAGCGAGACTTCACTAATTCAGAACGGTTCATCAGTCACCCAGCTGAAGAGAGACGCCCACAGTGTCACGAGCAGCAGCGACACACTCACCTCTGAACAGCTCGAGGCCATTGAGGATGAGGAAATCCTGGACAAAATG CTTGATGACTCTAAAGATTTTGAGGAGAGAAAGATGATTCGAGCAGCCTTGAGAGAACtccgaaagaaaaaaagag aGGCCAGGTTGGGATGTTCCCAGGAGGAGCTCG ACCAAAGGGAAAAGGAGAGAGATCTGCGTCTGCAGGAACTGAGGCAGCAGAGAGATGACCGAGCGCAGAAGAATCGGCCGGGCGCAGGAGAGGTGGTGGTGAAGAAGGTCGAGAAGTCGGCCGACGGCTCCACCATGAGCGAAATTACCAAAAGCAACCGCTTCGCGCAATCAG ATGATGGCAGCAGGATGACCCGCATCATGGAAACAACTTATACACAGAAGTCCGACA GAGGGACCATGCAGACAAAGTCCTACAGCTACTCCTCATCTTCCTCCAGTACAAACAAGAAGATCGGAAG TGTGTTTGATCGTGAAGACGACACCTCGCGCAGCGGAGGCAGTTTAGCAGCGCTGGAGCGCAGACAAGCCGAGCGTAAAAAGGAGATCATGAGGGCGCAGACGATGCCTAAAAGCTCTGCCTCGCAGGCCCGGAAGGCCATGATGGAGAAGCTCGATAAGGATGGAGTCGG CAGCTCGCCAGTGGCCCAGGTGAAGGTCCAGCGCTCCACCAGCTTCGGTGTTCCCAATGCTAACTCCATTAAACAGATGCTGCTGGACTGGTGCAGGGCGAAAACCCGCGACTATGAT AACGTGGAAATTCAGAACTTCTCCTCCAGCTGGAGTGACGGGATGGCCTTCTGCGCTCTGGTGCATAACTTCTTCCCAGACGCTTTCGACTACTCCACCCTCAGTCCTAGCAATCGCAGACAGAACTTTGAGGTGGCCTTTAAAACCGCAGA GGCCTTTGCTAATTGTATGCCCCTGTTGGAAGTGGAGGACATGATGATAATGGGCAAGAAGCCTGACCCCAAGTGCGTCTTCACCTACGTGCAGTCGCTGGTCAATCACCTGCGCAGATACGAGATGGCATGTCGAGCACACTCGGACCTCTGA